In a single window of the Polycladomyces zharkentensis genome:
- a CDS encoding ASCH/PUA domain-containing protein, with protein sequence MMIHKLKIWSECFEAVLRDQKRVEIRKEDRGFKVGHYLLLQEWDPERESYTGREVVRRITHIVKGDEGLQPGYVALSLTDPKWFQSAGDPRDRY encoded by the coding sequence ATGATGATCCACAAGCTCAAAATCTGGTCGGAATGTTTTGAGGCAGTTTTGCGGGATCAGAAGAGGGTTGAGATTCGCAAAGAGGATAGAGGTTTCAAGGTAGGACACTATCTCCTTCTTCAAGAGTGGGACCCTGAACGGGAGAGTTATACCGGAAGAGAAGTGGTCCGACGTATCACACACATCGTGAAGGGGGATGAAGGGCTACAACCCGGGTATGTCGCGCTGTCCCTCACTGATCCGAAGTGGTTTCAAAGTGCCGGAGACCCTAGAGACCGGTACTGA